A stretch of Desulfobacter hydrogenophilus DNA encodes these proteins:
- a CDS encoding ammonium transporter — translation MKYILMILTSLACTITAAWAGTDDAPTVLSNADAIKMVQTHANYVWTLVAAVLVFFMQAGFAMVEAGFTRAKNAINIMMKNLMDFSMGSLFYWAIGFGLMFGVSKTGFFGTTGFFLSDFEVGGDPWVLAFWMFQVVFAATAATIVSGAMAERTKFTGYLVYSAVLSALIYPIFGSWAWGSLFNGSGWLEGLGFIDFAGSTVVHSVGGWAALAGAIVLGPRLGKFTKDGGIKPILGHNIPLAALGVFILWVGWFGFNPGSTTTADTSIAMIFVNTNMAAATGCVMAMIVSWIKFGKPEVGMSLNGALAGLVGITAGCANVTPGSAIIIGAVAGILVVFSVMFFDKIRVDDPVGAVSVHGVCGAWGTLAAGIFNIGGTSIKIISVQCIGMASCFAWTFCTAFILFKVIDSTMGLRVSPEEEIEGLDSTEHGGNAYPDFSANH, via the coding sequence ATGAAGTATATACTGATGATTCTAACTTCGCTGGCTTGTACCATCACCGCAGCATGGGCCGGGACGGACGACGCCCCGACAGTGCTTTCCAACGCCGATGCCATTAAAATGGTCCAGACCCATGCCAACTACGTCTGGACTCTTGTTGCAGCAGTACTTGTTTTCTTTATGCAGGCAGGATTCGCCATGGTGGAAGCAGGGTTCACCCGTGCCAAAAACGCTATAAATATCATGATGAAAAACTTGATGGACTTTTCCATGGGCTCACTTTTCTACTGGGCTATTGGGTTTGGTCTGATGTTCGGTGTCTCTAAAACCGGTTTTTTTGGTACCACCGGTTTTTTTCTAAGTGATTTTGAGGTGGGTGGAGATCCCTGGGTACTGGCCTTCTGGATGTTTCAGGTTGTGTTTGCCGCAACTGCTGCCACCATTGTTTCCGGTGCCATGGCTGAACGTACTAAATTTACAGGTTACCTTGTGTACAGTGCCGTTCTATCCGCATTGATTTATCCCATCTTTGGTTCCTGGGCCTGGGGATCGCTGTTCAACGGTTCCGGCTGGCTTGAAGGTCTTGGCTTCATTGATTTTGCAGGCTCCACAGTTGTTCATTCCGTGGGTGGATGGGCTGCATTGGCAGGTGCAATTGTTCTTGGTCCCCGTCTTGGAAAGTTTACCAAAGACGGCGGTATTAAACCTATTCTGGGTCACAATATCCCCCTGGCAGCCCTTGGCGTGTTCATCCTGTGGGTCGGCTGGTTTGGTTTCAACCCGGGTTCTACCACTACAGCAGATACATCTATTGCAATGATTTTTGTAAATACCAACATGGCAGCGGCCACAGGCTGTGTTATGGCCATGATCGTTTCCTGGATTAAATTTGGAAAACCTGAAGTGGGCATGAGTTTGAACGGTGCCCTGGCAGGCCTGGTGGGTATTACCGCCGGCTGCGCTAATGTAACACCCGGTTCCGCTATTATTATCGGCGCGGTTGCCGGTATTCTAGTTGTCTTCTCCGTAATGTTTTTCGATAAAATCAGAGTTGACGATCCCGTTGGCGCAGTTTCCGTACATGGTGTATGCGGTGCCTGGGGTACCCTTGCTGCGGGTATCTTTAATATCGGCGGTACAAGCATTAAAATTATCTCCGTACAGTGCATCGGTATGGCTTCCTGCTTTGCATGGACATTCTGCACAGCGTTTATCCTGTTCAAGGTGATTGACTCTACCATGGGCTTAAGGGTATCCCCTGAAGAAGAAATTGAAGGCCTGGACTCCACAGAACATGGCGGTAATGCATATCCTGACTTTTCCGCCAACCATTAA
- a CDS encoding geranylgeranyl reductase family protein, with amino-acid sequence MYDVIIIGAGPAGTTAGYLLGRAGFSVLLLDRKNFPRKKACAGGITPKAMALFPFDISGLVRGTCREVKIIRPGDASFIVKAKTPLCYITKRMDLDAYALGKAVQAGCRFKKIDRIIRLNQDAHGVSLTLSCDDKTDVVRAGYLIGADGANSMIRRLISAQRSCIIKLPALEADVPVKNAGLHPMTFDFSREIKGYYWIFPRKTHVNIGIFSARPNGTMNRALLKNYAMDRLKTDTLTDVKGYPIATSCGRTHLGTGRVLLTGDAAGLAEPLLGEGIYSALQSGVLSARAIEHAVGQKASTPSDALGWYRQALGDLKLDLRLYRCCASILYKFPKWSLAVGSCNILHNCFSRGYSKGKTLHEMLMPF; translated from the coding sequence ATGTATGATGTCATTATTATCGGTGCCGGACCTGCCGGGACAACAGCCGGATATCTTTTGGGGCGAGCCGGGTTTTCCGTCCTTTTGTTGGACAGAAAAAATTTTCCCAGGAAAAAAGCATGTGCCGGCGGGATTACGCCCAAGGCTATGGCTCTGTTTCCCTTTGATATTTCCGGCCTTGTTCGCGGTACCTGCCGGGAGGTGAAAATTATCCGTCCTGGAGATGCCTCTTTTATTGTCAAAGCCAAGACCCCTTTGTGTTACATTACCAAAAGGATGGATTTGGACGCCTATGCATTGGGAAAAGCGGTGCAGGCCGGGTGTCGGTTTAAAAAAATAGACAGGATCATCCGTCTTAATCAGGACGCTCATGGTGTCAGTTTGACCCTGTCCTGTGATGATAAAACCGATGTTGTCAGGGCCGGTTATCTGATCGGGGCCGATGGTGCCAACTCAATGATTCGCAGGCTTATTAGTGCTCAACGGTCGTGTATCATTAAACTGCCTGCCCTGGAAGCTGATGTGCCTGTAAAAAACGCAGGACTTCATCCCATGACCTTTGATTTTTCCAGGGAAATTAAAGGGTATTACTGGATATTTCCCCGCAAAACCCATGTAAATATCGGCATTTTCAGTGCCCGTCCCAATGGAACCATGAACCGGGCTCTATTGAAAAATTATGCCATGGATCGGCTTAAAACAGATACCTTGACGGATGTTAAGGGATATCCCATTGCCACAAGCTGTGGCAGAACACATCTGGGAACAGGCCGTGTACTTCTGACAGGGGACGCGGCCGGCCTGGCAGAACCTTTGTTGGGAGAGGGGATTTATTCTGCGTTACAATCCGGTGTCCTTTCTGCCCGGGCCATTGAGCATGCTGTTGGCCAAAAAGCGTCTACACCTTCAGATGCGCTTGGCTGGTACAGGCAAGCCCTTGGGGATTTGAAATTGGATTTGCGGCTTTACCGGTGTTGTGCATCTATTCTATATAAATTTCCAAAATGGTCACTTGCTGTCGGCTCATGCAATATTTTACATAATTGTTTTTCCAGGGGGTATTCCAAAGGAAAGACCCTGCACGAAATGTTAATGCCCTTTTGA
- a CDS encoding P-II family nitrogen regulator: MKEVVAVIKPFKVDEVKDALAKISINGMTISEVKGFGRQKGHKEVYRGAEYQTDFVPKVELKICVADDQAQAVVDTIVETARTGKIGDGKIFVFPVEDVVRIRTGETGTEAL; encoded by the coding sequence ATGAAAGAAGTTGTGGCAGTAATAAAACCGTTTAAGGTGGATGAGGTTAAAGATGCTTTAGCCAAAATCAGTATTAACGGGATGACCATTTCGGAAGTCAAGGGCTTTGGCCGTCAGAAAGGACACAAAGAGGTTTACCGCGGTGCAGAATATCAGACAGACTTTGTACCCAAAGTTGAATTGAAAATCTGTGTTGCCGATGATCAGGCCCAGGCTGTGGTGGATACAATAGTAGAAACAGCGAGAACAGGAAAAATCGGTGACGGTAAAATTTTTGTTTTTCCTGTGGAAGATGTTGTTCGTATTCGTACAGGCGAAACCGGAACAGAAGCTTTATAA